CGCCGGGCCGCCGAGCAGTCGGCGCCGGCCGACTCCGGGATGGGCACGTAGAGGTCGCGCGGAATCGAGACCAGATAGGCCTGCTGGTGGTCCGACGGGATGTGCATGACGATGATCGTGTCCGCCCGCCACTTGCCCGCCTGGTCGACCGGGGCGTCCGGGTCCCGGGAGTCGGTGCCCACGAGCAGGATGTTGAGCGCGCCCTCCACCGGCTTGGCCGGCCGCCCGCCGGTGATCTCGGCGAACGGGTCGGTGCGGGCCAGGTCCTTGTCGAGGTTGCGCACGTAGAGCCAGCCGCCGAGACCGCCGAGCAGCGCGAGCACCAGCACCGCGACCCCGGCCACCAGGCCGATCCGCCCCCACCGGGGTCGCGGGCCACGCCGGCCGGGACGCCCGTCGCCCGAGCCGCCGGGACCCCCCGGACCACCCGGACCGTCGGGCCCGGACGGCCCACCCGGCCCACTCGGCCCACCGCGGAGCGGCCCCTCGTCGGGCGCCGGGTACCAGCGTGTCTCCGACGGTCGGGCGCGGCCGGTGGCGCCGCGCGGGCGTCCGGGAACGGACGCGCGCCCGGAGCTGCGGTGCAGATGCGGGAGCGGAAGGCCGGCAGGCGTGGACGCGGACATGTCACTCAGGGTACGTAGCCTGAGCCACAGGCGCTCTCAAGCGAGGACCGGCGCCCGGGTGCGGGTCGTGGGCGGTCAGCCGCCCAGGCGGTCGCGGAAGTGCTCGATCGTGCGGGCCAGGCCGTCCTCCGGCGTCACCGTCGGCTCGTAGCCGAGCAGCTCACGGGCGCGGGTCAGGTCCGGCCGGCGCATCTCGGGGTCGTCCGCGCTGCGAGTGATGTAGGTCACCTCGGAGCTGCTTCCGGTGAGCGACACGATCGTCTCGGCGAGTTGCCGCATGGTCATCTCGTGCTCGGTGCCGCAGTTGATCGGCCCGGTCTCGGTCGAGTCGAGCAGCAGCAGGATGCCCCGGACGAGGTCCGCCACGTAGCAGATCGAGCGCGTCTGGTCGCCGGTGCCGTGCACCGTGAGCGGCTCGCCGCGCAGCGCCTGGGAGATGAAGGTGGGAATGGCGCGGCCGTCGTCCGGCCGCATCCTCGGGCCGTACGTGTTGAAGATCCGGACGATCGCGGCGTCGAGCCCCCGGCTGCGGTGGTAGGCCATCGTGGCGGCCTCGGAGAAGCGCTTGGCCTCGTCGTAGACGCTGCGGATGCCGATCGGGTTGACGTTGCCCCAGTAGGTCTCCCGCTGCGGGTGCTCCTTCGGGTCCCCGTACGCCTCGGAGGTGGACGCCATCAGGAAGCGGGCGCCGTCGGCGAGCGCGCGGTCGAGCAGGTGCAGGGTCCCGACCGAGCCGACCCGGAGGATCTCGACCGGCAGCTTCTCGAAGTCGGTCGGACTGGCCGGCGAGGCCATGTGCAGGATCGCGTCGAACCGCTCGGCGAGCGCCGGGTGGTGGGTGGGCAGCCCTTCGGAGATGTCCGCCTCGACGAGGGTGAACGTCGGCGTGTCGTGCAGGTGCGCGACGTTCTCCTTCGAACCGGTGACGAAGTTGTCCAGCGCGACCACGGTGCAGCCCCGCGCGATCAGGGCGTCGACCAGGTGCGACGGGACGAATCCGGCACCCCCGGTGACGAGGATGCGGTGACCGGGGCCGAAACGGGCTGCAACCTTCATACCGGTCAGCCTACTCAGCGTCGTCGCGGCCCGCCCTGGCGACCGTGCGGATGGGCCGCCCTCGCCGCCTTCGCTGCCCGTCCGGCGGGCGGGGGACGGCCGGACGAGAAGGGCCCCCTCCCGGAACGGGAGGGGGCCCGGGGTGCCGGCCGGCGGGGGGTGCCTGGCCAGCGGCTTCTCAGTGGGCGCCGGCGCCGGTGAGGGAGCGCACCTCCAACTCGGCGTACTTGTCCTCGTCGTGCTCCTTCGAGATGAGGGTGCCGATCCATCCGCAGAGGAAGCCGAACGGGATGGAGAGCAGACCCGGGTTGGACAGCGGGAACCACTGCCAGTCGTGGTCGGGGAACATCGCGGTCGGTGCTCCCGAGACCACCGGCGAGAAGAAGACCAGGACCACCGCGGCGAGCAGGCCGCCGTAGATGGCCCACACCGCGCCGGAGGTGTTGAACCGCCGCCAGAACAGGCTGTAGAGGATCGCCGGCAGGTTGCCGGACGCGGCGACCGCGAACGCGAGCGCCACCAGGAAGGCCACGTTCAGGCTCTGCGCGTAGATCGACAGTGCGATCGAGACCGCGCCGATCACCAGGGCGGAGATCCGCGCGACGCGTACCTCCTGCCGCTCCGACGCCTGCCCGTTCTTCAGGACGTTGGCGTAGAAGTCGTGCGCCAGGCTCGACGACGACGCCAGGGTCAGCCCGGCGACGACGGCCAGGATGGTGGCGAAGGCGACCGCTGCGATGACGGCGAGGAGTGTCGCCCCGCCGAGATCACCACCGAGGAAGTCCACGCCGAGCGCCTCGGCGAGCTGTGGCGCCGCCGTATTGCCCGCGCGGTCCTGCGCGGTGATCGCCTCGCTGCCCACCAGTGCCGCGGCACCGAAACCGAGCGCCAGCGTCAGCAGGTAGAACGTACCGATGATGCCGATCGCCCAGAGCACGCTCTTGCGGGCCGCCTTGGCGGTCGGGACGGTGTAGAAGCGGATCAGGATGTGCGGCAGGCCGGCGGTGCCGAGCACCAGGGCGATGCCGAGCGACAGCAGGTCCATCTTGTTGTAGAAGGTCTGCGTCGAGTTCCCGGCGACCTCGACCCCGTAGCGCAACCCGGGTTCCAGGAACGCCGCCCCCTTGCCGGAGGACGACGCGGCGTCGCCGAGCAGGGAGGAGAGGTTGAACTTGTACTTCGCCAGCACCAGCAGCGTCATGATCAGCGCGCCGCCCATCAGCAGGAACGCCTTGACGATCTGCACGTAGGTGGTGCCCTTCATGCCGCCCACCGTGACGTAGATGATCATCAGGGCGCCGACCATGATGATGGTGGCGACCTTGGCGGCGTCCGCGTCCATGCCGAGGAACGTGGTGCCCGGCCGGATGCCGAGCAGCAGCGCCACCAGGGCGCCGGCGCCCACCATCTGGGCGAGCAGGTAGAAGATCGACACGGTGATGGTGGAGACCGCCGCGGCCGTACGCACCGGACGCTGGCGCATGCGGAAGGCCAGGACGTCGGCCATCGTGTACCGGCCCGAGTTACGCAGCAACTCCGCGACGAGCAGCAGCGCGACCAGCCACGCGACCAGGAAGCCGATCGAGTAGAGGAAACCGTCGTAGCCGTAGAGGGCGATGATGCCGGCGATGCCGAGGAACGAGGCGGCCGACATGTAGTCGCCGCCGATCGCCATGCCGTTCTGGAAGCCGGAGAACGACCGGCCGCCGGCGTAGAAGTCGGTGGCGGTCTTGGTCTGTCGGCTGGCCCAGATCGTGATGGCCAGGGTGACCGCCACGAACACCAGGAACAGCGTGATGGTCAGGTTGCGGGCGGTCGTGCTACCCGCCTCAGCCGCGAGGACCGTGTTCATGCTCCACCTCCCCGATCTCGGCGCGGATCCGGTCGGCGACCGGGTCGATCTTCCGGTCGGCGTACCGGGAGTAGAGCCAGGCGATCACGAACGTCGAGACGAACTGCAGCAGGCCGAAGACGAGCGCGACGTTGATGTTGCCGACGAGCTTCGCGCCCATGAAGTCCCGTGCGTACGCGGAGAGGATGACGTAGAGCGCGTACCACAGGAAGAACGCGACGGTCATCGGGAAGACGAAGCCGCGCAGGGCACGACGCAGCCCGGCGAACTCGTCCGACCGTTGTACGGCGACATACCGGTCCGGCGCGGATGCGGTCGGCGCGGGTGTGTCCGTGGACATCTGTGGATCACCACCTTCACAGGCGTCGGGGATTTTCGCGCACGGTAGAAAGCGCGGTCCCCGACGGGGAAGGGCGAGATCGTCCCCGGTCGGCGGCTGCGCCGAACGGCGGGTTGGCTGCGCCCAGTGACGCAGGTCACCCCGTTCAGCGGTCGGTGACGGTCAGGTCAGCTCGTGGTAGCGACCCCGGTAGTGCAGCAGCGGCAGGGCGTCGTCCACCAACTCCACCGTCTCGATGGTCGCCTCGACCAGCAGCGCCCAGCCGTACTCCCGCGCCGTGTCCAGCCGGCAGCCGGCCCACCCGCCGGCGTCGGTCGGCACCGGCCCGTACGGGGTGTCGGTCCAGCTCCCGGACGTGAAGAGGCCGCCGGGCGACGGAAAGAGGCCGGCGAACCGGTCGGCGAGTTGACGGTGCGTCGGAGCCAGCGGCGACACCGCGAAGCGCCCGGCGGCCTCGGCCGCGGCCCACAGGTCCGACTCGGCGTCGACCAGGCCGAGCAGCCGGTCCGGCTCGCCCTCCGCCACGAGCGTCGACGACACCGTGAGACCGGCCGGGCCGGGCGCCGTCCACAGGGTCACCGGCGCCACCAGCCGCCCGCGTAGCCGGCGCACCGGCGAGCGCTGACCGCTCGGCACGGCGAACGGGTCGGTGTGGTGGATCTCGGCGCCCGGGTCATGATTCACGTGAAACATTGTGCCGGGCGACCGGTTCAGTGGCCGGTGGTTGCGAAGCCCCGTACCAGCGCGGCCACCTCGTCCGCGCGGGTGTCCATCACGAAGTGGCCTCCGTCCAGCACGTACGCCTCGGCCTCCGGGACGTCCGCGCGGTACGCCTCCACCTCCGCCACCTGGAACGAGGTGTCGTAGCGGCCCCAGAGGACGAGCAGTCGGGGCCGGGTCCGGCGCAGCCAGTCCTGCCACGCGGGGTACGACGCCACGTTGGTCCGGTAGTCGTGGAACAGGTCGAGCTGGATCTCGGCCTGCCCGGGTCGGCTGAGGAAGGCGTGCTCGTCGGTCCACAGGTCGGGGTCGTAGCGCTCGGGCTCCGGATC
This genomic stretch from Micromonospora krabiensis harbors:
- a CDS encoding NAD-dependent epimerase/dehydratase family protein; the encoded protein is MKVAARFGPGHRILVTGGAGFVPSHLVDALIARGCTVVALDNFVTGSKENVAHLHDTPTFTLVEADISEGLPTHHPALAERFDAILHMASPASPTDFEKLPVEILRVGSVGTLHLLDRALADGARFLMASTSEAYGDPKEHPQRETYWGNVNPIGIRSVYDEAKRFSEAATMAYHRSRGLDAAIVRIFNTYGPRMRPDDGRAIPTFISQALRGEPLTVHGTGDQTRSICYVADLVRGILLLLDSTETGPINCGTEHEMTMRQLAETIVSLTGSSSEVTYITRSADDPEMRRPDLTRARELLGYEPTVTPEDGLARTIEHFRDRLGG
- a CDS encoding solute symporter family protein — its product is MNTVLAAEAGSTTARNLTITLFLVFVAVTLAITIWASRQTKTATDFYAGGRSFSGFQNGMAIGGDYMSAASFLGIAGIIALYGYDGFLYSIGFLVAWLVALLLVAELLRNSGRYTMADVLAFRMRQRPVRTAAAVSTITVSIFYLLAQMVGAGALVALLLGIRPGTTFLGMDADAAKVATIIMVGALMIIYVTVGGMKGTTYVQIVKAFLLMGGALIMTLLVLAKYKFNLSSLLGDAASSSGKGAAFLEPGLRYGVEVAGNSTQTFYNKMDLLSLGIALVLGTAGLPHILIRFYTVPTAKAARKSVLWAIGIIGTFYLLTLALGFGAAALVGSEAITAQDRAGNTAAPQLAEALGVDFLGGDLGGATLLAVIAAVAFATILAVVAGLTLASSSSLAHDFYANVLKNGQASERQEVRVARISALVIGAVSIALSIYAQSLNVAFLVALAFAVAASGNLPAILYSLFWRRFNTSGAVWAIYGGLLAAVVLVFFSPVVSGAPTAMFPDHDWQWFPLSNPGLLSIPFGFLCGWIGTLISKEHDEDKYAELEVRSLTGAGAH
- a CDS encoding DUF485 domain-containing protein — its product is MSTDTPAPTASAPDRYVAVQRSDEFAGLRRALRGFVFPMTVAFFLWYALYVILSAYARDFMGAKLVGNINVALVFGLLQFVSTFVIAWLYSRYADRKIDPVADRIRAEIGEVEHEHGPRG
- a CDS encoding flavin reductase family protein, which translates into the protein MNRSPGTMFHVNHDPGAEIHHTDPFAVPSGQRSPVRRLRGRLVAPVTLWTAPGPAGLTVSSTLVAEGEPDRLLGLVDAESDLWAAAEAAGRFAVSPLAPTHRQLADRFAGLFPSPGGLFTSGSWTDTPYGPVPTDAGGWAGCRLDTAREYGWALLVEATIETVELVDDALPLLHYRGRYHELT